The Nitrospirota bacterium sequence CGACCTGCCCTCAAGCCTCTCAACATGAAGAAGAATTACCTTTTCTGGTGGTCTGACCATATTGTGGAAGATCGATAGTACCGCCTTTGAGCCCTTTGTCTCATCTACTGCAATCAATATCTTTTTCATCTTTTTCCCTCCTTTTAGAGTTTCAAGAGTTTTACAACTCTATATTAAAAGCAAAATTTATACCCATTAAAATGACTAAAAATTTCTTTAAAATTCAAATGGTTAATTTAAGTTTAGCTTTTTGTATTGACAAACACCTGTTAAATTGTTAACATTTGTTAAAAACATTTAACGGTTAATGCATGTTTGAACAATTTTTGAGAAATCCAAGCTTTTTGAGTAATATCTTTGAGACTATGAGAGATGGGGTCATGATCCTTGATGCTCATCAGCATGTCCTATTCTTTAATAGGGCAGCTGAAGAGATTACAGGCTTTCGCAGAGAAGATGTTGTAGGCAATCCCTGCCTCTTTCTTTATCACGATTTATGTATATCATGTGAGGCATTAAATAGATGCAAAATTCAAAAAGATTGTGATCTCTTCAAAGAGGGCTCTGTAAGGAACAGAAAATATGTGATAAGGTCAAAAGATGGGAGGTCAGTCTATCTTTTAAAGAATGCCGTTGTATTGAAGGACAGCAGTGGTGAGATAATAGGAGCTGTGGAGACTATGACGGATATAACTTCATTATATATGAAGGAATTGGAGCTTGAAGAACTGAAACATGAACTCAAGAAGGAATACTGGTTTATGGGGTTATTGGGGAAAAGTACTCTAATGCAAAGATTATACCAGCAGATTCGGAATGCTGCCACAAGCGAGGCACCTGTTTTTATATGTGGTGAAACCGGTACTGGAAAAAACCTTGTTGCTAAGGCGATACATGCCTTGAGCAGACGTAAGGATGGACCTTTTATAGAAGTGAGCTGTGCGTCACTGAATGAATATCTCCTTGAAAGCGAGCTCTTCGGCCATAAGAGGGGTTCCTTTACAGGTGCTATAAGCGACAGGAAAGGAAGGTTCGAGGTAGCAGATAAAGGAACCATCTTCCTTGATGAGATAGGGGATATGTCACCGTTAATGCAGGCAAAGGTGCTTAGAGTGCTTGAAGAGAAGGTAGTAGAACGTATAGGAGACTATAGACCAATTCCCGTGGATATAAGAGTTATTTCAGCTTCAAACAAGGTTTTATATAAACTTGTGGGCATGGGTAAATTCAGGGAAGATCTCCTTTACAGGATAGATTCTATCCTTATCGAAACCCCACCATTGAGAGAAAGAATTGAAGACATCCCCATCCTTACATTTCACCACTTGAAAAAGATCTCCATTGTAAATAACAAAGATATAAGGAGTATAAGCCCAGAGGCGATGGAGATTTTAAAAAATTACAACTGGACTGGAAATGTGAGACAGCTCATCAATGTCCTTGAGCATGCTGCAATCACCTGTAAAGGTGATACCATAGAAGTATCAGACCTGCCAGGCTATCTCTTCCAGAGGGAAAAGATTGACAAAAATAAAAATCATATCGAGGAAGAGAAGATACGCTCTGTCCTTTCAATGTATAAAGGGAATAGAACTCTTACTGCAAAACACCTCGGAATCAGCAGGGTTACTTTATGGAAACGGCTTAAAGATCTTGGTACTTAGCCAGTTCTATTAATCTTTGTCAATGAGTATCAATATAAATGCAAATATGAGAGCCTTTATGGTCTCTAATACCCCGAGCCTTTTAAATCCTTCTTTTTTAACTTTTAATGCTGAATAAAAATCCTCAAGGAGGGGTAAAAATGATAGAAATATCAATTTGCCTGTATAAATCATGACTCCTGAGACAGTGAGAATAATCCCTGAGTAAATCCTGCTTAATAACCTGTATTTTGTTATTGCAAATCTCACTCTGAGCGAACTGGCAAAATAAAAGATAAAAAACATGGGCCAGAGATAGATTTTAGATAAAATTTCTCCGCCAACTCCTGCAGCTATGGCGGATACAAGTCCCATAGTAGCCATCCCTGATGCCTCTGATAATAAAAGGAATCCTTTCCTTCCAAAGATAAAATAGAGAGAGATTAATATTATACCCGCTATGTAGAGAAAGAGCATTGAGGGCTGTATGGAGATAGAATAAAGGCAACCCAGAGAACCTATGGTTATGTATAAAAGAATAAAGGCAAGTTCACTTCTACCTTTTTTCTTCAGAATGTTTGAGAACGGAGTTTTTGCCATCAGGAAGAGGGCAAGTGAAATAAGGAGAATAATAGAAGTTAAATCTATCCTGCCTGCCTTTACTGTTCCAGTAACAAAGGCTATGGCAAATATTATCCAACTGCCGGGTTCCCTTGTATATGGAATATTTAAGCTTCCCATCTTCAGAGGTATTATAACAGTATGTTGGTGTTCATTAGTGTCCAAAATAAGAGATTGCTTTCCATTCGTTTTACTCTGGGCTTTGGCTCACACGCTCGCAATGACAAATTGAGTAATCCCCCCTCGCCCCCCTTTAGTAAAGGGGGATGGGGGATTTGTCATTGCGAGGAGCATTAGCGACGAAGCAATCGCATTAAAGCCAATAAAATCACTATCTTTATATGATATTAAATAAAAAACTATCGAAATCTCTATGACTTAAATCAGGTAGTTGCTTAAATTGTTCCACGTGGAACAATCTTATTTTTTGTTTTCCTTCATCTCTGTTTTGCAGATTTACAGTAAAAGGTATCAGATTTATTACTCGTGTAAAGGGGTTTAAAGATGCGTCTGATACCCTGAAGATTTTTCCTATCTTTTGACAAAGAGCGAGAACATCTTTGAAGAGAATTCTGAAATCTGTTTTCGCATTGCACAATATCTTGTGCAGAAATCCAAAATCTTGTGCAAAACCTTTAAAAGGACTCTCCTGCCACTTTATCATCATTATGTCTGATTATTTTTTAAAAACAAATAGTAATCCAACAAGGTAGACAATCCCAGCCTCTTGGCATCTTTCTTGCCTGCTTTTAAAGATAAAATACTGGAGCTAAATTAAATGCGGTATAATTACATAAAGGTTTCTCTGTTGCTGATAGTTTTTATTTTAATTTTAGCATCTACATCGGAGGCAGAGGATGTGTGTGCCTATGAATGTGGTAATATTCCGATTATGGAGTGTGATCGGGTAACAATTGGCTGCACAGATTTTAAGATTTTGAAGGGATATGCTTTTTACTACTGTATATATCGTAACACTGGGTATATTTTAGTCTTATACAAGCGTCCTGTTGATACTTTTTGGCTTGTTTTGGATTGGGGGTATGAAGATACCTCTGCGGGTAAGCAATTCATGTATAACAGAATGATACAGGTTGCAAAGGATACTGTGCATTGGTGGTGTCCTGATGTTCCAATTATAGAACCTTGTCCTAAATCTACCGCATCTCCATCATCTGGTAGTGTGCCCTGGTGGTGTCCGGTACCTGAGGCAGAGATAACCTTACCTATGACTGTTTATCAATGTGCTCCTGAGTTTAAAATCACTCCACCTGAATACGATTTTACTAAAAAGAGCCTTTGTAAAAAAGGCTGTGCCCTTGCAGCGCTCACCATGGTGTTAAATTACTATCTTAATAAGTCAGGACTACCTATGGTGGATCTTGTGGGTATGAATGAGTGGATGAAGAATAATGGAGGATTTTACTCTGGTGGAGATGTTTACTTCCCTGCAATTTCAAGATACCCAAATGCAAACATATTCTACGATTGGAAAACTTCTAATATAGTGAATACAGATACTATAGACAATGAATTTAAAAATGGTCGTCCTGTAATTTTAACTGTCAAAGGTGGAGGGCATTTTGTTGTTGCGATAGGGAAAGAAAACGACACATATAAGATAATCGATCCTGGCAAAATGCCACAGATAACAACTTTGAAGGAAAAATACAATAATGTGTTTGATAGTATTCGTATTGTTAGACCTAGATAGAAGAAGGGGAGAATTATGAAAAAAACATGTCTTTTTATAAGTATGTTGCTTGTTGCAGAACTGACAATTACAGCAGCATGGGCTGGAGAAAAAACCTATAGTGACATAGGATTACATATATCAACAGATAGCCCTAATGTATATGCACGGCTTTTATTAATAGATTCTCAAGGTAATAAGACAGGATACGATCCTTCAATTGGTTCAGAAGTATCTCAAATTCCTCAATCGCAAGCTTTTAAAGAAAGGATAGATGATGATGAAACTGGAGAACTTGGTGTTGAAGGGTATAATGTGGGAGTTGGTGACCCAATAGCAGGCGAGTATGCCCTCTATGTAATTGGAAATAATGTATCAATTTATCTTTTATCTATTAAGATGTCTGATACTGATAAATATAGCAAGATTCAAGAATCTATTTTTGAGGGTGTAACCGCTACCGGCATGGTTTCTAAATTTAAAATCACCTATGACCCGACCCCTGGTTCAAAATCTACGGTTGTCCGAGTTGCCACCATACAGAGCACAAGACAGGATATAACATTATCATACAATGTTGGCTGGATAACGAATGCAGGGATTGTAAAGAGCCTGATAGCAAAACTTGATGCAGCAGAGAGTGCCATAAACAGAGTGCAGAAGAAAACCACAGCAAATCAACTGAATGCCTTTATAAATGAGGTAAAGGCACAGAGTACATTCCATATAAAGCCAGAGTGCGCAGAGATGCTCATTAAGGATGCGGAATATATCCTCGGGCATCTATAAATTCTTCTTTTGGATAGTCTCCTGCGGACACTCCACTTAAAAACCACATAAATGGATACATCAGGCTGTCCCAAAATGTTATATTGAATTTATTAGATTCTTTGCGGAGCCTGCCCTGGGCGTAACAACGAGATTCTTCCCCTTCCCATTCACTTCGTTCATGGTCAGGGTCAGAATGACAAGCGAAGGACTCAGAATAATAGGATGTGCATTTTGTGCTTATAGGAGAGCCTGACATTTCCAATTCAGTAATTGAAGAGAAAAATGAAGAAAAAGGAGTAAGGAAGACAAAGATTCTTACTCGAAGCTGTAGCAAAAAATCTGACTAATTGTTCCACGTGGAACAATTTTAATTTCTGTTTTCCTT is a genomic window containing:
- a CDS encoding YwiC-like family protein; the encoded protein is MGSLNIPYTREPGSWIIFAIAFVTGTVKAGRIDLTSIILLISLALFLMAKTPFSNILKKKGRSELAFILLYITIGSLGCLYSISIQPSMLFLYIAGIILISLYFIFGRKGFLLLSEASGMATMGLVSAIAAGVGGEILSKIYLWPMFFIFYFASSLRVRFAITKYRLLSRIYSGIILTVSGVMIYTGKLIFLSFLPLLEDFYSALKVKKEGFKRLGVLETIKALIFAFILILIDKD
- a CDS encoding C39 family peptidase, which gives rise to MRYNYIKVSLLLIVFILILASTSEAEDVCAYECGNIPIMECDRVTIGCTDFKILKGYAFYYCIYRNTGYILVLYKRPVDTFWLVLDWGYEDTSAGKQFMYNRMIQVAKDTVHWWCPDVPIIEPCPKSTASPSSGSVPWWCPVPEAEITLPMTVYQCAPEFKITPPEYDFTKKSLCKKGCALAALTMVLNYYLNKSGLPMVDLVGMNEWMKNNGGFYSGGDVYFPAISRYPNANIFYDWKTSNIVNTDTIDNEFKNGRPVILTVKGGGHFVVAIGKENDTYKIIDPGKMPQITTLKEKYNNVFDSIRIVRPR
- a CDS encoding sigma 54-interacting transcriptional regulator, with the translated sequence MFEQFLRNPSFLSNIFETMRDGVMILDAHQHVLFFNRAAEEITGFRREDVVGNPCLFLYHDLCISCEALNRCKIQKDCDLFKEGSVRNRKYVIRSKDGRSVYLLKNAVVLKDSSGEIIGAVETMTDITSLYMKELELEELKHELKKEYWFMGLLGKSTLMQRLYQQIRNAATSEAPVFICGETGTGKNLVAKAIHALSRRKDGPFIEVSCASLNEYLLESELFGHKRGSFTGAISDRKGRFEVADKGTIFLDEIGDMSPLMQAKVLRVLEEKVVERIGDYRPIPVDIRVISASNKVLYKLVGMGKFREDLLYRIDSILIETPPLRERIEDIPILTFHHLKKISIVNNKDIRSISPEAMEILKNYNWTGNVRQLINVLEHAAITCKGDTIEVSDLPGYLFQREKIDKNKNHIEEEKIRSVLSMYKGNRTLTAKHLGISRVTLWKRLKDLGT